One Vanessa atalanta chromosome 20, ilVanAtal1.2, whole genome shotgun sequence genomic window carries:
- the LOC125071725 gene encoding protein Red, producing the protein MEDHRSVEDTPVSQRLTNDDFRKLLMTPRSTPAGGAHPAGSVREAMANSGSMPPPAENKGELRRKKKSYYAALKKQEDNKLAELAEKYRDRARERRDGVNDICAVDPTSNTSSAYRAVAPDVKSGMDAKERRRQMIQESKYLGGDMEHTHLVKGLDYALLQKVRSEIQTREQEEEAEMERLVSAPIEPIQETKEILPVEEEVQYESPMARNIHNLITEQKNKKVVRNELFAAGRMAYVVELDEEGGADSDIPTTLTRSKADVPDSDRRSSPGAADVVLDKLAQIFAYLRHGRHRKLRKAKDKATEKGRNDDSIYGDIGDYVAGDRRGERRDERPRTYFDKPLETEKEEGPGPLARRAPPTNPEERDKRSAALLSRLAAEPEGYAECYPGLREMDDAIDDSDDEVDYTKMDAGNKKGPIGRWDFDTQEEYSAYMSSKEALPKAAFQYGVKTQDGRKTRKTKDKSEKAELDREWQQIQNIIQKRKAPQYTGDETGFSKTPKY; encoded by the exons ATGGAGGATCACAGAAGTGTTGAAGACACTCCAGTGTCTCAAAGGCTGACAAATGACGACTTCAGGAAATTGCTAATGACCCCTCGGTCAACACCAGCCGGAGGTGCTCACCCTGCTGGTTCTGTAAGGGAAGCCATGGCTAATTCTGG GTCTATGCCACCACCAGCTGAAAACAAAGGTGAACTTCGTCGTAAAAAGAAATCATATTATGCTGCCTTAAAAAAACAAGAAGACAATAAGCTTGCTGAGCTCGCCGAAAAATATAGAGACAGGGCACGAGAAAGAAGAGATGGAGTCAATGATATTTGTGCGGTTGATCCTACAAGTAACACCAGTAGTGCATACAG AGCTGTTGCACCTGATGTTAAATCTGGGATGGATGCAAAAGAAAGGAGACGACAGATGATTCAG gaaTCTAAATATCTCGGTGGTGACATGGAGCACACTCACTTGGTTAAAGGTCTCGACTATGCTCTTTTGCAAAAA gtacGTTCAGAAATTCAAACTCGAGAACAAGAAGAAGAGGCAGAAATGGAACGACTTGTATCAGCTCCGATAGAACCAATACAGGAGACCAAAGAAATATTACCGGTG GAGGAAGAGGTACAATATGAATCGCCCATGGCCAGAAATATTCATAATCTGATCACGGAACAAAA gAACAAGAAGGTGGTGCGCAACGAGCTGTTCGCGGCGGGCCGCATGGCGTACGTGGTGGAGCTGGACGAGGAGGGCGGCGCCGACAGCGACATCCCCACCACGCTGACGCGCAGCAAGGCCGACGTGCCCGACAGCGACCGGCGCAGCTCGCCCGGCGCCGCCGACGTCGTGCTGGACAAGCTGGCGCAGATCTTCGCCTACCTGCGCCACGGCCGCCACCGCAAGCTGAGGAAGGCCAAG gataaGGCGACGGAAAAAGGTCGTAACGACGATTCTATATACGGCGACATTGGAGATTACGTCGCTGGCGATCGACGAGGCGAGCGGCGAGACGAACGCCCTCGGACCTACTTTGATAAGCCACTTGAAACTGAAAAGGAAGAAG GTCCCGGGCCGCTGGCGCGCCGGGCGCCGCCCACCAACCCCGAGGAGCGCGACAAGCGCTCGGCCGCGCTGCTGTCGCGGCTGGCGGCGGAGCCCGAGGGCTACGCGGAGTGCTACCCGGGGCTCCGCGAGATGGACGACGCCATCGACGACTCGGACGATGAGGTCGACTACACCAAGATGGACGCCGGCAACAAGAAGGGCCCCATCG GTCGCTGGGACTTCGATACCCAGGAGGAGTACTCGGCGTACATGAGCAGCAAGGAGGCTCTGCCGAAGGCCGCCTTCCAGTACGGCGTGAAGACGCAGGACGGACGCAAGACCAGGAAGACCAAAGATAAGAGTGAAAAGGCGGAACTCGACCGGGAGTGGCAACAG attcaaaatataatacaaaaacgtAAGGCTCCACAGTACACTGGCGACGAAACAGGTTTCTCCAAGACtccaaaatattaa
- the LOC125071811 gene encoding macrophage migration inhibitory factor-like, with amino-acid sequence MPHFRIETNVPKSKIPQDFVTKAVPILAKSLGKPEQYCVVSVIPDIPMSFGGTTEPCAIANLMSIGALGVEQNKKHAKILFELVEKELGVPQDRMYITFQDNPTGNVGFKGTTFHALFG; translated from the exons ATGCCCCATTTCAGAATAGAAACTAATGTGCCGAAGTCAAAAATTCCGCAAGATTTCGTGACCAAAGCTGTGCCGATTTTGGCTAAATCTCTTGGAAAGCCAGAGCAG TATTGTGTAGTGTCTGTTATTCCGGATATACCAATGAGTTTTGGTGGTACAACTGAACCTTGTGCCATTGCCAATCTTATGTCTATTGGAGCTCTTGGtgttgaacaaaataaaaaacatgctaAAATACTCTTTGAACTAGTAGAGAAAGAATTGGGTGTCCCACAGGATAG gATGTATATAACATTTCAAGATAACCCTACTGGCAATGTTGGATTTAAAGGCACAACTTTCCATGCATTATTTGGATAA